CCTCTGAGAGGGATTAGTCTCACTTGTTGATGGTTGGGTCTTGTCTCCGAGTTCCGTCTCTTTGGGGAAGCAGTCCCCGATGAGGTTGTCCCACTTGCGTCCAGCAGAGCAGATCTTCTTGGCCATGGCTggtcaggaggagcaggaggagcaggaggagcaggatgagGCTGCTGCAGCGTTACCTCCCTCTGAACTTCTGTTTGTGACTCAGGAAAGAAAAAACCCTGAGACTCAGAGGATTCAGAAACGAAGGCCTGACAGATGTTTCAGTTCCTCCATTTCAGAACAGGGGCTGAatctttctgtgtctctgggGACACAGAGAActgactgtgtctgttttaAGAAAACCAGGGTCCTGACCTTCAAGCTCCTCAGTTTGGACTAAACATTGTTTAACTGGTTATGTGTTACTAACAGTGGGATGTAAGaaagtacttttacttatttACTGCATATTTTCACGTATATAAGTGGCTCTATCAtcaggtacttttcactttAACTCTCCaacatatacactcctgatcaaaatcttaagaccagttaaaaaattgcatgaatttgcattttgcagtgTTGAaccttaggaaggttctaagtagagtttcaaaatgcaaaaagaagaaatgggaacaagagaccaaaagttgtgagcaggcaatttattgaaaacaacaatttaactgaagtaggctgttcatcagctgatcaaaagtccacagctaaaaaaaaaaaaaaaaaaactcctaaaacagaaattaaagtgtcaaaaactgactcagtaatgagtagctccacctttattgttgatcacttcaaaaattcgttttggcatgcttgatgcaagtgtttccaaaaggctagtgcgaatgttgtgccaagtggtgaagatggcttcacgaagggaatccactgtctggaactgaagtccatttttgtaaacttcccttgccatccatccccaaatgttctcaattggattaagatcaggggaacacgcagaatggtccaaaagagtgatgatgttctcctggagaaaagtcttggtcagacgggcattgtgaattggaaaGTTGTCCTGCTGAAGAACCCAGTCGtcaccacacagacgagggccctcagtcatgagggatgcccgctgcaacatctccacatagccagctgctgtttgacgcccctgcacaacctggagctccattgttccattgaaggaaaaagcacccccgatcatgatggcgccccctccactgtgccgcgtagaaaggtaaaaaaaattctcgtcagagaataaaactttcttccacctttgaatgtcccatgtttggtgctcccttgtaaagtctaaacgggcaattttgtggcgttgaaggagacgtggcctttgaagacgtttcttgtttttgaagcccttccttcgcagatgccgtctgatggttactgggctgcagtcagcaccagtaatggccttaatttgggacgaggatcgtcccgtgtcttgacggacagccattcggatcctttggctcagcgccggtgagatgccacttgatttttttgttccataaccctgaggatcttttaagaaatgcaaaatgactgtcttactgcgtccagcCTCAGCAGCGAAGggacgttgtgagaggccttgtttatgcagttcaacaatcctaccacgttcaaagacggtgagcttttttgcctttgccatcaagagatcttcacagtgtgattacttgacaggaaatgacatggaatccacatttttgcacagatttttgcttttaaaggctgtggtcttaaacttttgatcagctgatgaacagcctacttcagttaaattgttgttttcaataaattgcctgctcacaacttttggtctcttgttcccatttcttctttttgcattttgaagctctacttagaaccttcctaagatccaacagtgcaaaatgcaaattcatgacatttttaaactggtcttaagattttgatcaggagtgtatcaGCAATTATCTGTACTTTCTAATCAACACTACATTTTAACAattcatgtgggggggggggggggggggggattggtccagtgagccaatcagagcagggatgTGATGGTAAACAGATTAAAGACAGGACGGTACAGTTGCAGCAGTTCAACTTtattaaacatataaacagacGAAATCAtagcatgaaaaaaaaaatgtgcatcgCATTTCACACACGAtgatacaaaaaatacaaacctGAAATATTTTCATTCTGCACAGAGTAGAAAATGAGATGCTCTTAAATCACATCGGCAGAAAAGATCAACTTCCCTGAGTTTGACTGATCGTCTTTATTCACTCGATAGTGTTTCACTCGTGGATGCTCTTAGAAAAAAGAAGACACGACTAATATGCATTGATGCATTTCATAAAAATCACAAAGCAACTCTCAAAGCACAAATGGCAgcaggaacaaaaacaaaatccttCATCATAACCTGAGACATCTGATCAAAATGGCAGTTTAACAGATCGAAAGCATTTTATCAGGCGGAGGGAAGTTTTGTATGAATCTATTTATTAAAGTGAAAACATGGTGGGACGTTGTTCTGATgttttagcagcagcagcagataaataaatcacaaaagAAAGAAGGGTGTaccccacacacgcacacacacacacagacacacacacaaactcactcacacCTCACGGTTGAAAGAGCAGAGGCTGCATCCTGACGAAGGTGAAGTTGTAGAGCTGCGGCAGACCCTGGTGGCTGATGCTGCTGAACTTGTCCCACATGAACGGCGGGAGTCCGTCCTGCGTGGTCGGCCCGTTCACCGCCTCCGCCCGGAAGTCCTCCGCCATCTGGAAATCTGTCACCTGGACGGagaacaacacgcacacacatgtgaaGCTCTGACCTGACACCACCCACGTGACCTCTGACAGCAGGACGGTGCCTGTGTGGACGGGATCGAACCTTCGTGTCGTAGCAGCCTCCCGGTGAAGGCTTCTCCGACCTCAAGTCATTGCGGCAGCAGATGGACTTGCAGGGGTCGCCTTTGGAGTATGGATCCTTCTTGTAGTCTGAAATCAAGCAAACAGACGACAGTGACCACGAGAGATGTCCAGGCTGATAAGAAGATCTTTACTGAAATGTATTCAAATCAATGCTTTTTGTGTGTATTCCATGATTTTAccttattttttgtttaaaattcACTAGATTTGGATATTTATTTACCGTTGAACCTCATGATGTGCTTCAAGGAGTCCAGGTCCTTGACGTCGGCCTGGTCCCGGCGGAAGATCTTGGCCCTGGGACAGAGATCGTAGGAGAAGTCGTCTCCATGCGCCTTCCACATTTCACCGTAGCCACTCAGCAGGTAGATCTTCTCGTGGAAAGGTACGTTGTAGGACGGCCAGTAACCTAAAGGTTAAACAGGGAAAAGAGAAACtcaacaaatgaaacaaaaactgAAGGAGACGGGGAAAAGAAGAGCGGTGGTTACCTCTGCGCAGAGCCTGCGTCTGGTCGGAGAACTCCACCAGGCCGGGGATCTGCTCCACCACCGTCAGAGCTCCGTCCTCCACGCTGTGGCCCAGCTTCACTTTGCTCCGGTCCAACACCATGTACTGGTTGTTGTAGGTTCCTGGAAGAGAGGGACTTCGTTACCAATCTCAAATCAGGAGTAAGAAACTAGCTTGAACCTTGAGATTCAGGGGTCAgatctcagtgtttgtgttttgtaggtTTTGAGTCTCTGTAACGCTAAAAATCCCAAATTTAAATCTACCCCGGCAATTTCTGATAtaaaattgtgttgttttattacatttattgttTCGCCGATATGTTCAGTGTTGACATTCATCTCTGTTGTTAGTCTTTAAAACAGTTTGTTTCAGATCCACTCACCTGAGTTGTGCTTGGAGAAGATCTGGGCCCACTCCTCTCCGGTGTGAGCCAGACTGTGAGCCAGCCGGACCCTCTGCCACGCCAGCAGACTGTGGGGGGACACCGACTCAAACAGGGAGGAGTTGAACACATCGTTGGTGGTCTGGGTCATCATCAGACCGCTGCCCAGGAGATAGAAGTCATCCAGAGACACCAGGTAACCTGCGGGAGGGAGACAAGCTTCACAATCCAGCTGTTGTTGAAGAAACGAATGGCTGTGATTTCACTCTTCGAAGAGCCATCACACCCGGGTAGCTGCTGAACGACAGTTTCCCAGTGGCCGTGTTGGGATCGGCGACGTGGAAGTCCCAGTGTTTGTAGATGCGCATGGTGGCAGCGTACGTGTACCAGCTGGAGTGGGCGAACAGGAGGTTCTCGAAGCCGGGGAGCATCTGAGGAGGACCAGGGGAAAGAGGGGGTGAGATTCTGGGTTGAACAGGAGATTGTGCGTCTTGTGAAATGATTGGAATTTGTGTCAGTGTGACTTTGATTAGAGGAAAGTGAAAATATCCGACACGGCACATCAGCACAATACTCAGGGGTCGAGAGGAGAGAGATCAAGGCTCCTGTTGCAGAGCTGTAAACTGGATTTCCATGGAATTTAAAATCACACACTAAGTATTCGGCTCCATTACTGGGACGCGTGGATGAAATGATACAAAACCACTATGGATAATAGTCGTACTGGATTTCAGTGtcaagtgttgtgttgttggaaACATGTGATGTGGTTTTCAACGAATGAGTTCATTTGTTGGGAAGTTCGGGAACAACAAAGTAAATCCAgattgaaatataaatataaaaccctgtgctttgtgttgttgtttgtatttgttatgCGAGTTGTGTCACAGGCCTTTCACCACAACATGTTCTAACCTCCCACCTTGATGAGCGCAGAGCAGTGTCCCATCCCCGGCATTTTGAAGTCTCTGAGTCGGGAGCCGGGGACCAGGGCCGGGATCAGATCCAGCAGGTCTCCCACCGCGCTCAGGAACTGGACGGCGAACAGGGACagcggctgggggggggggggggagagacaccAGATAAACAGCTGTTAGTCTGAAAATAAGAAACGACCAGTACTGACACCTTCAGAGTGACAGACACGGAAATAAGACTTGTGAAAAACAACTGATCGAATGAAATGAGAATcagaaaaaatattcaaaatcaCTGAAATCGTGCAGCTGCTTGTCAGCTTTCACGCTTCTCTCGGTTTGTTTAAGCCTAAAGTGGTTCCTGAAGCCGACCTCATTAAACCTTATATATCAGAGtccacaaaaacaatatttaatatcTGCTCATGAAATAATGTGAACGTCTCAGGGCCTCCAAACCTTTTTCCCTTGTGTCTTGGCCCAGTCTCTCGCTCC
Above is a genomic segment from Pleuronectes platessa chromosome 16, fPlePla1.1, whole genome shotgun sequence containing:
- the plbd1a gene encoding phospholipase B-like 1; translation: MLQAWSVCVLLLLGASLAAEDKMTAATVYWDPLQKSVLLKEGVLDPGGDAYGYLNNTLSRTGWSVLEIRAGYGKTPETDEVTFFLAGYLEGFLTAQQMMDNYINMYPQLIHDPKILGPVQSFMEKQDSWVREQVKSNKSSDPLWRHAGFIVAQMDGLQAGARDWAKTQGKKPLSLFAVQFLSAVGDLLDLIPALVPGSRLRDFKMPGMGHCSALIKMLPGFENLLFAHSSWYTYAATMRIYKHWDFHVADPNTATGKLSFSSYPGYLVSLDDFYLLGSGLMMTQTTNDVFNSSLFESVSPHSLLAWQRVRLAHSLAHTGEEWAQIFSKHNSGTYNNQYMVLDRSKVKLGHSVEDGALTVVEQIPGLVEFSDQTQALRRGYWPSYNVPFHEKIYLLSGYGEMWKAHGDDFSYDLCPRAKIFRRDQADVKDLDSLKHIMRFNDYKKDPYSKGDPCKSICCRNDLRSEKPSPGGCYDTKVTDFQMAEDFRAEAVNGPTTQDGLPPFMWDKFSSISHQGLPQLYNFTFVRMQPLLFQP